Proteins found in one Nostoc sp. NIES-3756 genomic segment:
- a CDS encoding serine protease, translated as MKFAYQITPAIIGATVALVQTQVAVALSASEVNNVAKQITVLIQSKKPRYGSGVIIKKDGNTYTVLTAAHVVEVKDNYEIILPNGRRYAINYSSVKQLPGVDLAVVQFSSNQKYNVAKIGNSDSSSEGTTAYVAGFPAPTFAINQSIYTFSDGRITANTSKPLRDGYALVYSNNTSEGMSGGAVLNDKGELIAIHGRADKDAKEIKTGFNLGIPINTFLRLSARTGVDTGVSAPNTSVAKAPKAGDFYIQAGDKYDKGDYQGAIADYTQAISLNPKYTEAYYNRGNARSKLKDLQGAIADYNLAIKNNPNFAYAYFVRGIVRAELGDAQGAIADFTLGLKIDPNYAYGYIARGITYHVFLNNKQAAIADYTLALKIDPNFATAYHQRGLVRYYLEDYKGAIPDFDSAIKINPNHAQAYYRRGLARYYLEDKQGAIVDYTAAIKINPNYAQAYYFRGMARTQLGDKQGAIADFDSAIKINPNDAYTHNQRGLARAQLGDKQGAISDLQKAANIYQQEGKSLFYQDAINNIRQLQQ; from the coding sequence ATGAAATTTGCTTATCAAATAACGCCAGCAATCATTGGAGCCACAGTTGCTCTTGTACAAACACAAGTAGCTGTGGCGTTATCAGCAAGCGAAGTTAATAACGTTGCTAAACAAATTACAGTATTAATTCAAAGTAAAAAGCCTAGATATGGCTCTGGAGTAATTATCAAAAAAGATGGTAATACTTATACTGTTCTTACCGCCGCTCATGTCGTAGAAGTCAAAGACAATTATGAAATTATCTTGCCTAACGGTCGGCGTTATGCAATCAATTACAGCAGTGTTAAACAACTGCCTGGAGTAGATTTAGCTGTAGTACAGTTTAGCAGCAATCAAAAATACAATGTAGCCAAAATCGGCAATTCTGATAGCAGCAGTGAAGGTACAACTGCATATGTGGCTGGTTTTCCTGCACCAACATTTGCAATTAATCAGTCAATTTATACCTTCAGTGATGGTAGGATTACGGCTAATACCTCAAAACCATTACGCGATGGTTATGCCTTGGTTTACAGCAACAATACTTCAGAGGGGATGAGTGGTGGTGCAGTATTGAATGATAAAGGTGAACTCATTGCCATACATGGTAGAGCAGATAAAGATGCCAAAGAAATTAAAACAGGATTTAATTTAGGCATTCCCATCAATACATTTTTGCGGCTGTCAGCAAGAACAGGTGTAGATACCGGAGTTAGTGCGCCTAACACTTCAGTAGCAAAAGCACCCAAGGCTGGAGATTTTTACATTCAGGCTGGGGACAAGTATGACAAGGGAGACTATCAAGGAGCTATCGCTGATTACACTCAAGCAATTAGCCTCAACCCCAAATATACTGAAGCCTACTACAACCGGGGGAATGCCCGCTCAAAGTTGAAAGACTTGCAAGGGGCGATCGCTGATTATAACCTAGCCATAAAGAATAATCCCAACTTTGCCTATGCTTACTTTGTCAGAGGTATAGTCCGCGCAGAACTAGGAGACGCTCAAGGGGCAATCGCCGATTTCACATTAGGTCTTAAGATTGATCCCAACTATGCCTATGGCTACATTGCAAGAGGTATCACCTACCATGTTTTTTTAAATAACAAGCAAGCCGCAATCGCCGATTATACCTTAGCTCTTAAGATTGATCCCAACTTTGCTACGGCTTACCACCAGAGGGGTTTAGTCCGCTATTACTTGGAAGACTATAAGGGAGCAATCCCTGATTTCGACTCAGCCATCAAAATTAATCCCAACCATGCTCAAGCCTACTACCGACGGGGTTTAGCCCGCTATTACTTGGAAGACAAACAAGGGGCTATTGTTGATTACACCGCAGCCATCAAAATTAATCCCAACTATGCTCAAGCCTACTACTTCCGTGGTATGGCCCGCACTCAGTTGGGAGACAAACAAGGAGCGATCGCAGATTTCGACTCAGCCATCAAAATTAATCCCAACGATGCCTATACTCACAATCAGAGGGGTTTAGCCCGCGCTCAGTTGGGAGACAAACAAGGGGCGATCTCTGATCTTCAAAAAGCAGCTAACATTTATCAACAAGAAGGTAAAAGTCTATTTTATCAGGATGCAATCAATAACATTAGACAACTTCAACAGTAG
- a CDS encoding tetratricopeptide repeat-containing S1 family peptidase: protein MKSYYQITPAIITVTVALVQTQAVMALSASEVNNIAKQITVLIQSKKPKYGSGVIIKKDGNTYTVLTAAHVVEVKDNYEIVTADGKTYALNYSSVKQLPGIDLAVVQFSSNQKYNVAKIGNSDSSSEGTTAYVAGFPAPTFAINQSIYTFSNGTITANASKPLRDGYALVYSNNTSEGMSGGAVLNEKGELIGVHGRADLDTKQIKTGFNLGIPINTFLRLSARTGVDTGVSAPNTPVAKAPQAGDFYIQAGEKYDKGDYQGALADYTQAISLNPKYTNAYYNRGIARYNLGDKQGAIADYNLALKINPNFAEAYINRGIARYNLGDKQGAIADYNLALKINPNFAEAYINRGNARSSLGDKQGAITDSNLALKINPNLAAAYHNRGNARLDLGDKQGAIADFNTALKINPNLAEAYVGRGAVRYYLGDKQGAIADFNLALKINPNLAAAYVGRGIVFYDDGVLTKDALADFNTALKINPNLVEAYLHRGIVRHNLRDKQGALADYNFALKINPNLAEAYYRRGLVRYSFNDNLGDKQGALADYNTALKIDPNLAAEVYTNRGAARYGLGDKQGAIADFTSALKFKSNPNYLLVYQQLAELRSEVGDLQGAIADYKSIIKINPDAEDAYKSLGFLYYNQGNIERAIKNWETAISLNQRFAEPLMALAVVLHTKGETKQAITKAKQALTIDKQYADLAFLKKRKWSDRLITDTKKLLATPEMKSFLGQTQ, encoded by the coding sequence ATGAAATCTTATTATCAAATCACCCCAGCAATCATCACAGTTACCGTTGCCCTAGTGCAAACGCAAGCGGTAATGGCGCTATCAGCAAGCGAGGTGAATAACATTGCCAAACAAATCACAGTGCTAATTCAAAGTAAAAAACCGAAATATGGTTCTGGGGTAATTATCAAGAAAGATGGTAATACTTATACTGTTTTAACTGCCGCTCATGTCGTAGAAGTCAAAGATAATTATGAAATTGTGACTGCTGATGGTAAAACTTATGCCCTCAATTACAGCAGTGTCAAACAATTACCAGGAATAGATTTAGCTGTAGTACAGTTTAGCAGCAATCAAAAATACAATGTAGCCAAAATCGGCAACTCAGATAGCAGCAGCGAAGGCACAACTGCATATGTCGCAGGTTTTCCTGCACCTACATTTGCGATTAATCAATCAATCTACACTTTTAGTAATGGGACAATTACGGCTAATGCCTCAAAACCATTACGCGACGGTTATGCGTTGGTCTACAGCAACAATACGTCAGAGGGGATGAGTGGTGGAGCAGTATTGAATGAGAAAGGTGAACTCATCGGCGTTCACGGTAGGGCAGATTTAGATACCAAACAAATTAAAACAGGTTTTAATTTAGGCATTCCCATCAATACATTTTTGAGGTTGTCAGCAAGAACAGGGGTAGATACGGGAGTATCTGCCCCTAACACTCCAGTAGCAAAAGCACCCCAGGCTGGGGATTTTTACATTCAGGCTGGGGAGAAGTATGACAAGGGAGATTATCAAGGAGCGCTGGCTGATTACACTCAAGCAATTAGCCTCAATCCCAAATATACCAATGCCTACTACAACCGAGGTATAGCCCGTTATAATTTGGGAGACAAACAAGGGGCGATCGCTGATTACAACTTAGCCCTCAAAATTAATCCCAACTTTGCTGAAGCCTACATCAACCGAGGTATAGCCCGTTATAATTTGGGAGACAAACAAGGGGCGATCGCTGATTACAACTTAGCCCTCAAAATTAATCCCAACTTTGCTGAAGCCTACATCAACCGGGGTAATGCCCGCTCTTCTTTGGGAGACAAACAAGGGGCGATCACTGATTCCAACTTAGCCCTCAAAATTAATCCGAACTTAGCAGCAGCCTACCACAACCGAGGTAATGCCCGCTTGGATTTGGGAGACAAACAAGGGGCGATCGCGGATTTCAACACTGCCCTCAAAATTAATCCGAACTTAGCCGAAGCCTACGTTGGACGGGGTGCAGTCCGCTATTATTTGGGAGACAAACAAGGGGCGATCGCGGATTTCAACTTAGCCCTCAAAATTAATCCGAACTTAGCAGCAGCCTACGTTGGACGGGGTATAGTCTTCTATGATGATGGGGTCTTAACGAAAGATGCACTTGCTGATTTCAACACTGCCCTCAAAATTAATCCCAACTTAGTAGAAGCCTACCTTCATCGGGGTATAGTGCGCCATAATTTGAGAGATAAGCAAGGAGCGCTTGCTGATTATAACTTTGCCCTCAAAATTAATCCTAACTTAGCAGAAGCCTACTACAGGCGGGGTTTAGTCCGCTATAGTTTCAATGATAATTTGGGAGACAAGCAAGGAGCGCTCGCTGATTACAATACTGCACTTAAAATTGATCCCAATTTAGCAGCCGAGGTCTACACGAACCGGGGTGCAGCCCGCTATGGTTTGGGAGACAAGCAAGGGGCGATTGCTGATTTCACCTCTGCCCTCAAATTTAAATCTAATCCCAACTATTTATTAGTCTACCAGCAGCTAGCTGAACTCCGATCTGAAGTCGGAGATTTGCAAGGGGCGATCGCTGATTACAAAAGTATCATCAAAATTAATCCCGACGCTGAAGATGCTTATAAAAGTTTAGGTTTTCTTTACTATAACCAAGGCAATATAGAGAGAGCAATTAAGAATTGGGAAACGGCAATATCACTTAATCAAAGATTTGCAGAACCTTTAATGGCATTAGCCGTTGTGCTACATACCAAAGGTGAAACAAAACAAGCCATTACTAAGGCAAAACAAGCACTTACTATCGATAAACAATATGCAGATTTAGCCTTTCTCAAGAAAAGAAAATGGAGCGATCGCCTAATTACTGATACCAAAAAGTTATTAGCAACACCTGAAATGAAAAGTTTTCTGGGACAGACTCAGTAA
- a CDS encoding S1 family peptidase: MNWRKLTLFACVGTLGCTFSIWASISSSKLTQPPQPITQISVKQLQQQAQAITVKVMSPDFLGSGIILKRQGTVYTVLTNAHVLRAGQAPYRIHTADGRIWSANVLKTNHFGNNDLAVLQFHSPSTVYTVASLGSSVVVGDEVFAAGFPMTEKPSGEQGFVLTTGKVSLMLPKALEGGYQIGYTNDIQKGMSGGALLNIRGEVVGVNGMHAYPLWDTPSMFADGSEADPALHQKITRLSWAVPIKTVINLIGD, encoded by the coding sequence ATGAACTGGCGTAAATTAACACTGTTTGCCTGTGTTGGAACTTTAGGCTGCACATTTTCAATATGGGCAAGTATCAGTAGTAGCAAGCTGACTCAACCGCCACAACCCATAACTCAAATATCTGTAAAACAACTCCAACAGCAAGCCCAAGCCATCACTGTCAAGGTGATGTCACCAGATTTTTTAGGTTCAGGAATTATTCTGAAAAGGCAAGGCACTGTTTATACTGTGCTGACAAATGCCCATGTGTTGCGTGCAGGTCAGGCTCCTTATCGCATTCACACTGCCGATGGTCGCATTTGGTCAGCTAATGTACTCAAGACTAATCACTTTGGCAACAATGATTTAGCTGTATTACAGTTTCACAGCCCTAGCACTGTTTATACAGTGGCATCCCTTGGTTCTTCTGTTGTAGTTGGCGATGAAGTATTTGCAGCTGGGTTTCCCATGACGGAAAAGCCATCTGGAGAGCAAGGCTTTGTCTTGACTACTGGTAAGGTGTCGTTGATGTTGCCCAAGGCTTTAGAGGGTGGATACCAAATTGGTTACACCAATGACATTCAAAAGGGCATGAGTGGGGGAGCGTTACTCAATATTCGCGGTGAAGTTGTGGGTGTGAATGGAATGCACGCCTATCCTTTGTGGGATACTCCCTCTATGTTTGCTGATGGTTCGGAAGCTGATCCTGCTTTGCACCAAAAGATTACTCGTCTGAGTTGGGCTGTACCAATTAAGACAGTGATAAACCTTATAGGAGATTAA
- a CDS encoding polyribonucleotide nucleotidyltransferase, translating into MAEFEKSISFDGRDIRLKVGLLAPQAGGSVLIESGDTAVLVTATRSQAREGIDFLPLTVDYEERLYAAGRIPGGIMRREGRPPEKAILTSRLIDRPLRPLFPSWLRDDLQVIAFTMSMDEQVPPDVLAVTGASIATLIAQIPFNGPMAAVRVGLVGDDFIINPTYAEIEAGELDLIVAGSPDGVIMVEAGANQLPERDIIEAIDFGYEAVRDLIKAQQDLVAELGLEIVQEVRPEVDQTLENYIRDRANDEIKKILAQFELTKPERDAALDVVKENIATAIAELPDEDPIKVAATADGKALGNTFKDITKYFMRRQIVEDNVRVDGRKLDEVRPVSCQVGVLPKRVHGSGLFNRGLTQVLSACTLGTPGDAQNLNDDLQTDQSKRYLHHYNFPPFSVGETKPLRAPGRREVGHGALAERAILPVLPPKEQFPYVIRVVSEVLSSNGSTSMGSVCGSTLALMDAGVPILKPVSGAAMGLIKEGDEVRVLTDIQGIEDFLGDMDFKVAGTDTGITALQMDMKISGLSLEVIAQAIHQAKSARLHILDKMLQTIDTPRTETSPYAPRLLTIKIDSDMIGLVIGPGGKTIKGITEETGAKIDIEDDGTVTISAVDETKAKRAKNIIQGMTRKLNEGDVYAGRVTRIIPIGAFVEFLPGKEGMIHISQLADYRVGKVEDEVAVGDEVIVKVREIDNKGRINLTRLGIHPDQAAAAREAAAVNR; encoded by the coding sequence ATGGCAGAATTTGAGAAGTCAATATCCTTCGATGGAAGGGATATTCGACTGAAAGTAGGCCTACTAGCACCCCAAGCGGGTGGGTCGGTTTTGATAGAATCGGGGGATACAGCTGTTCTAGTGACAGCTACGCGATCGCAAGCCAGAGAGGGCATTGATTTTCTTCCCCTGACAGTAGATTACGAAGAAAGATTGTATGCGGCGGGGAGAATCCCTGGTGGGATTATGCGCCGAGAAGGTCGTCCGCCAGAAAAAGCCATTCTCACCAGCCGTTTGATAGACCGTCCTCTGCGTCCTTTGTTCCCTTCATGGTTGCGGGATGACTTGCAAGTCATCGCTTTTACAATGTCGATGGATGAACAAGTACCACCGGACGTATTAGCAGTAACAGGTGCTTCCATTGCCACCTTAATCGCGCAAATCCCCTTTAACGGGCCAATGGCAGCCGTGAGGGTAGGTTTAGTGGGCGATGACTTCATTATTAACCCCACCTACGCAGAAATTGAAGCTGGGGAATTGGATCTGATTGTCGCAGGTTCACCTGATGGTGTAATCATGGTGGAAGCTGGGGCAAATCAATTACCCGAGCGAGATATTATTGAGGCGATTGATTTTGGTTATGAAGCTGTGCGTGACTTAATCAAAGCGCAGCAAGACCTAGTAGCCGAACTCGGTCTAGAAATTGTGCAGGAAGTACGACCAGAGGTAGACCAAACCCTGGAAAATTATATCCGCGATCGCGCTAACGACGAAATTAAGAAAATTCTGGCTCAATTTGAACTAACCAAACCCGAACGCGATGCTGCGTTGGATGTTGTTAAAGAAAATATTGCCACAGCGATCGCCGAACTCCCAGACGAAGACCCAATTAAGGTAGCAGCCACCGCAGACGGCAAAGCTCTGGGCAACACTTTTAAAGACATTACTAAGTACTTCATGCGCCGTCAAATCGTTGAAGATAACGTGCGCGTTGATGGTCGTAAACTTGATGAAGTGCGTCCAGTCTCTTGCCAAGTTGGTGTTTTACCCAAGCGCGTCCACGGTAGCGGCTTATTTAATCGGGGATTAACTCAGGTTTTATCCGCTTGTACCTTGGGGACTCCAGGCGATGCCCAAAACCTCAACGATGACCTGCAAACAGACCAATCCAAACGCTACTTACATCACTACAACTTCCCACCCTTCTCCGTGGGCGAAACCAAGCCTTTACGCGCCCCTGGTAGACGGGAGGTTGGTCACGGTGCATTAGCAGAGAGAGCCATCTTACCTGTACTACCTCCCAAAGAGCAATTCCCTTACGTGATTCGTGTCGTTTCGGAAGTACTTTCTTCCAACGGTTCCACCTCAATGGGTTCAGTCTGCGGTTCCACCTTGGCCTTAATGGATGCAGGTGTGCCAATTCTTAAACCCGTGAGTGGTGCAGCGATGGGTTTGATTAAGGAAGGTGATGAAGTCCGAGTCTTAACAGATATTCAAGGCATTGAAGACTTCTTGGGTGACATGGACTTTAAAGTTGCAGGGACGGATACAGGTATTACCGCCTTGCAAATGGACATGAAAATCTCTGGTTTATCCTTAGAGGTGATAGCCCAAGCCATCCACCAAGCCAAATCTGCTAGGCTGCATATTTTGGACAAAATGCTCCAAACTATCGACACCCCACGCACCGAAACATCACCCTACGCGCCTCGCCTGTTGACCATCAAGATTGACTCAGACATGATTGGTTTAGTCATTGGGCCTGGTGGTAAGACAATTAAAGGTATTACCGAAGAAACTGGTGCGAAAATTGACATCGAGGATGATGGCACAGTCACCATTTCTGCGGTTGATGAAACCAAAGCGAAGAGAGCCAAGAATATTATCCAAGGCATGACCCGTAAGCTGAATGAAGGCGACGTTTACGCGGGACGTGTGACGCGGATTATACCTATTGGTGCTTTTGTGGAATTTCTGCCAGGGAAGGAAGGGATGATCCACATTTCCCAACTAGCCGATTATCGTGTTGGTAAAGTTGAGGATGAAGTAGCGGTTGGAGATGAAGTTATTGTCAAAGTGCGCGAAATTGACAATAAAGGACGAATTAATCTCACCCGCTTGGGTATACACCCAGACCAAGCAGCTGCGGCGCGGGAAGCTGCGGCGGTGAATCGTTAA
- a CDS encoding serine/threonine-protein kinase has translation MNAIVGQKLSGRYQILQQIGTGGFGITFLAEDMQRPGNPKCVVKQLQPISNNPYVLEQARRLFNKEAEILETLGNHAYIPRLLAHFEDEEEFYLVQEYIEGHDLSRELLPGKKLSEPYVLKLLQDILEILIFVHHHGVVHRDIKPSNIIRKQDGKIVLIDFGSVKQISTQIVTSEGQEPRTVVVGTMGYMPSEQANGQPNFTSDIYAVGIIGIQALTGIKPEQLPKDTSTGEIIWRNQAQVSQELADILDKMVRYYFLDRFQSAEAALQSFRALIPTQITPVQSLNAPSASSPTLRSPNNFIPKLSLAVLAGVILIFSIFITPITKFISSRTETFLTYENSTEKLKIKYPQSWNRQDINNRITGELVTFISPKQNESDDFQEKLTITIEDFPGTLQEFTHTSIKDINNNLVDAKIINTSEQIVTNKQGEALVYQGKDGNKDLKNLQVFTLKSGKAYVITYTAKVDNYNDFLDVAETMIKSLEIQ, from the coding sequence ATGAATGCGATCGTGGGTCAAAAGCTTAGTGGACGCTACCAAATTCTCCAACAAATTGGTACAGGGGGATTTGGTATTACTTTCTTAGCCGAAGATATGCAACGCCCTGGAAATCCTAAGTGCGTTGTTAAACAGTTGCAACCAATATCTAATAACCCATATGTTTTAGAACAAGCTAGACGTTTGTTCAATAAAGAAGCAGAGATTTTAGAAACATTAGGAAATCACGCCTATATCCCTCGTCTTCTAGCTCATTTTGAAGACGAAGAAGAATTTTATTTAGTTCAAGAATACATTGAAGGTCACGACTTAAGCAGAGAATTATTACCCGGTAAAAAGCTGAGTGAACCTTACGTTTTGAAACTTTTACAAGATATTTTAGAAATTTTAATATTCGTTCATCATCATGGTGTAGTTCATCGTGATATCAAACCATCAAATATAATACGAAAGCAAGATGGCAAAATTGTGCTGATTGACTTTGGTTCAGTCAAACAAATTAGCACTCAAATAGTTACTTCTGAAGGACAAGAACCTAGAACTGTTGTAGTTGGTACAATGGGCTATATGCCTAGTGAACAAGCTAATGGTCAGCCGAATTTTACAAGTGATATTTATGCAGTAGGAATAATTGGTATTCAAGCTCTGACGGGAATCAAACCAGAGCAATTACCCAAAGATACTAGTACAGGTGAAATCATTTGGCGAAATCAAGCACAGGTAAGCCAAGAATTAGCAGACATTTTAGATAAAATGGTACGCTATTACTTTCTTGATCGCTTTCAGTCAGCCGAAGCAGCTTTACAATCTTTCCGGGCGTTAATACCTACTCAGATAACACCTGTACAGTCTTTAAACGCGCCTTCTGCATCTTCTCCAACATTGCGATCACCTAATAATTTTATCCCCAAGTTAAGTTTAGCTGTACTTGCAGGCGTGATTTTGATTTTCTCTATATTTATAACTCCTATCACAAAATTTATCTCTTCAAGAACTGAAACATTCTTAACCTATGAAAATAGCACTGAGAAGCTCAAGATAAAGTATCCTCAAAGCTGGAATAGACAAGATATAAATAACCGTATTACAGGAGAATTGGTAACATTTATTTCCCCTAAACAAAATGAGTCAGATGACTTTCAAGAAAAATTAACTATCACTATTGAAGATTTCCCTGGAACATTACAGGAATTTACTCACACTTCTATTAAAGATATCAATAATAACCTTGTAGACGCAAAAATTATCAATACAAGTGAACAAATAGTAACTAATAAACAAGGAGAAGCTTTAGTATATCAAGGCAAAGATGGCAACAAAGATTTAAAAAACTTACAAGTGTTTACATTAAAAAGTGGCAAGGCATACGTAATTACTTACACAGCAAAAGTAGATAATTACAATGATTTTCTAGATGTAGCTGAAACAATGATTAAATCATTGGAAATTCAATAA
- a CDS encoding GNAT family N-acetyltransferase has protein sequence MDLPLYKVLKNGTTVELDYIKNQEYEDVRKLLNYVIDEGKTYPQKQPLSQSEFAAYWLSKEAFVVRVSGDDGAYKPQTILGSFYIKSNFPGRCSHICNAGFIVQPGLRGQGIGRFMGESMLLIAAHLGYEAVIFNLVFETNIPSISLWQSLGFDIIGSIPNAAKLADGKLVKALIMYGEVGGE, from the coding sequence ATGGATCTTCCTCTATATAAAGTCTTAAAAAACGGTACAACTGTAGAATTAGATTATATAAAAAATCAAGAATATGAAGATGTTAGAAAACTACTAAATTATGTAATTGATGAAGGTAAAACTTATCCGCAAAAGCAACCACTATCACAATCAGAATTTGCAGCTTACTGGTTGAGTAAAGAAGCTTTTGTTGTTAGGGTATCTGGTGACGATGGGGCATACAAGCCACAAACAATACTAGGGTCATTTTATATCAAATCGAACTTTCCAGGGCGGTGCAGTCATATCTGCAACGCTGGTTTTATTGTACAACCAGGACTGCGGGGTCAGGGCATAGGTAGGTTCATGGGAGAATCCATGCTCTTAATAGCAGCCCACTTAGGCTACGAGGCTGTCATATTTAATTTGGTCTTTGAGACTAATATACCTTCAATTAGCTTATGGCAGTCCTTAGGCTTTGATATCATTGGCAGCATTCCTAACGCAGCCAAGCTAGCTGATGGAAAACTGGTCAAGGCACTGATCATGTATGGGGAAGTAGGGGGAGAATAA